Below is a genomic region from Deltaproteobacteria bacterium.
TCATCTTACATCCCTGTTTACCTTATTTTTGGACTCGCACCCTGGGGTCGAGATATCCGTAGATGATATCAACCACCAGATTTGCCAGCAGCACGTTTAAGACGACAAGGATCAGCGTGGCCTGTAAGACCGGGAAATCCCTGGCAAATACAGCGTCA
It encodes:
- a CDS encoding ABC transporter permease subunit, with protein sequence DAVFARDFPVLQATLILVVLNVLLANLVVDIIYGYLDPRVRVQK